CGCCCCTAATGCAAAATAGTCGATATGTGTAGAGAGTAAATTTCCAAACCCATTCCTTTCATATACGGCTTCTCCATTAATATTCCCCTGCAATTCAGAGTAGCTTGACCAAACTTTAACTGGTAGTGAAATAGAAGAAACGGATACCTTTGAGTTATCTGCTTTTGTTAATGATACCGAGTTTGCGGTAAGTGGAAAATAATCACTTACAAACGCATCATCCTTAATAGTTACATTAACGTTTAATAAGGTGGTTACGTCTTCTAGGTTAGATTCAGTCGTCGTTAATGTGATAATGGTGCCATTATCTGAATCAGTGGTTTCAAGGTGAACCTTTTCCTTCCATTCCTCCACAACAGAGATTTCTTTGATATCTATCACATCTTTATTGTATTGGTAGGAAAAGCTTAGCTTTTTCCACGGATCAAGATTATTTGTACGGAATGCAAAATCCATGCTATCACCTGACAAGGCTTCTTTTTGCGTCGGAATACTAGCAACGTATGGTGCTCCTTTTCTTACAAGGTTGTAGTTTTTTTGTAAAGAAGCAATACCTGCTCGGTCTCTTCCTAGAATACTTAAGTTCATTACGTTTAAGTGACGCGGAAAAGAAGCATTGATAGCAAATTCACCATCATCACTTAATGGAGTATTTTGCCAAAAACTGCCACTCTTATATCTTACCGAGTTATTTCCTTGATTTACATCAATACCTGTTGTCTTAGCTGATTCAATTTGATTATCATGAATGCTGCCTTCCAATGAATAAGTGGTATTTTCAGGCTCCACTTCAATAATTTCTGTTTCTACATCCATTTCTAACGTTGGCATTTCTTTATCAATGATAAAGGGCATATTCACCAAAAGTTCTTCCCCATCATCTTTGATAAAAACAAATTTTAAATAATACGACCCAGGAGTTGCTTTAGTTGTTTCATGAGTAATCGGTGAATCGGGATTATTGGTAAAAGGGTAATATTCCCCATTGGAGAACGTGTAAAATGAATACGGCTTTTCCACTTGTAGAAATGCTCCGTCCATGCTTCCTACAAAACCTAATTCATCCCCAGTATTAGCGTCCGTTAAATATACATCGATATTTCTCATGTGTGAATAGAGGGAAAACTTGGTATTCATGGCAGTCGGACCACCACCATAGTTTTCTCTAATGGTTGATAAGGTGTCATTCGCCGTTAAGTACTCTATACCATCTTTCGAGAGTCTAAATGCGAAAGGAACTTGGTAGCTATCTGTTTCATCTTCCACGTTTGTGAAGGTAATAGTACCTTCATAAACTCCTTCTTCCGCCGTATTTGGTATAGTTAAGAAAATATTATTTGTTACTTTTTTATTAGCTGCAATACTAACTGTTTTTTTTGTATTCACTTTTACTCCATTTTTTGCTCCATCCTTCGAACCGCGAATTCCTACATGGAATTGTGAATCAATAGTAAATGTCACCTTCTTATCTAGATGATTAGTAATGGTAATACTTGCATTCTCTCGATGATGAGAATCATTGGTGATAAGTGTTCCCAACGCTAAAGCACCTGTCACGGATGGAGCCCACTTTTTCTCACCATCTATAAATGTCTCGGTTTTACCCATTACTTTAATGGTCACAGAAGCCGTTTCTGCCTTCCAAGCATTAACTCTACCAGCCCCGATATCAAAAACGCTGTTCGCACCATTAATTGGCTCCGCTGAATTCATTAAAAGTGCTTTGATATCTCCAGGAGTTAGAGAAGGGTATGCTTCTAATAGCAAAGCAGCAATTCCTGCGACATATGGAGTAGCCATTGATGTGCCAGATAATTTCGCATATGCCGAGGAATAATCTTTTTCTTTCCCACCATAGTAATGTGGTACAGTGGATAATATATTCCCACCTGGCGCAACAATTTCTGGTTTTATATCATACGTAAGTCTTGCTGGCCCACGTGAACTGAAAGAAGACAGCGTATCATCCTGAACAACCACAGTTGGAACTAATTTAGTAAAAGTAAAAGTCATTTCATCTATTGCTAGAATTTGTTTAATTTTATCTCCTTGCACCCCTCGCAGATGATAGGTAGGTACAAAGTTTTCATTTTCGCGATATACAACCCCATTATAATCCCCATACCCTGGCGTATAACTGAACACTACTGCTGCACCATGTTCTTTAGCAATCGCAATTTTCTCATCTGTACGAATAGAACCCGTTTTTATCAAGACTATTTTTCCATTTACATCTATATTTTCATAATCGCTTTGCATTCCATTCCCAGCATCTATTACCTCGAAAGTTTTTCCTTCTAATGATCTCGGTGAATTCTCCATTCCAGCAGTTGCATATCGAACTTCGCTCGACTCTTTGCCTTCCTCATATAAGAATTCTCCTTCAAAATCTGGATATGCAACCATCGTGTTAGTAGACCCAACGGTAATATTCAAAGCAGAAGCAGCAGGAGATCCGATCGAATATAACGAAGAACCAGTATTCCCTGCAGCGGAAACGGTTGTAACGCCTGCAAGTACGGCATTATTAAGGGCCACGGAAAAGGGGGATAGCGGATCATTTATGTTATTCCCTAACGATAAATTGATAATATCCATTTCTGCTTGAACAGAATATTCAATTCCTGCTAATATGTCTTCCATCGTCCCTGTTCCATATGGCCCTAAAACACGATAAGCATACAATTCCACCCCCGGTGCTACACCTAATACGGCTAAAGGCGATTCATTTTTATTCTGACCTGCTATGATTCCGGCAACATGTGTACCATGGGAAGTATAAAAGGCGTTTGAGCCGAGAGTTTCTGGGAGGCCCGATTCAAGCCAATCTGAATAGGTAGCCTCCATTGGATCATCATCTTCATCAACGAAGTCATACCCACCATGATATACATCCTGTAAATCTGGGTGATGATAATCTATACCTGTATCTAATACAGCTACTTTTACACCTTTGCCTGTTAGCCCTTTTTCATGTAATTTGTTTACCCCTGTCAATTCAAGTGGATGCTTCCCGTCATATGCTTGTCGTGTTACATCCTCCTTGTTTTCGGGTAATTCTAATTGAATTGTTTCGTTTTCCCAGATGTTTTTTATCACTTTCGATTTTAATAGTTTTGGAATATCAGAGGTTGGTAAATGAACAGTCACCCCATTAAACGCTTCTTTATAGCTTTTTGTAACTTCTCCGTCTATATTTAATTCTAATAGATCTTCCGCAAAAATTTGGTGATCTTTCTCCACTAACTGTTGCCCTTCCTCAATGGAGGCTGTTTCCCCCTCTGCCTCTTTCATAGCTACAGCTGTTTTTGGAGTGAAATGGTTGAATTCCACAATAATCGAGATTTCTTCATCACTGGAATAATCAATGTCACCAGGAAGGTTCACTTCTGAAGTTACCGATGACGTTAAGTCGTTAATAGCCCTCCTTTTTTCTGCTGATAGTAATGTCATCGCATCCTCTATCCCTATATTCCCCTCTGCTACAACTGTGTTAGGATTTGAAATGGCTGGTGTAATACTACTTATGAATAATGCACCAACCAACATCAACCCTACGATTTTTTTCCTTTTCAACTGCCTCTCCCCCAACTTGATAGTACTGATTACCTCAGTCATTACTAGTAATTCGTGAAAATGTGAGGGTTCCCTATTGGGGGAATTTTTTAGGTAAAAAGTATGAAGAAGGGATTAATGACAATAAAAGTTGCAAGTGATTTTCCCCATAAAAAAACCACACCCATATTTTTCATAATGGATGTGGTTTTTATTTTATTTAATTCGTACTTCCTTATTGGATGTTCAGCTCGTTCAAGATTCTTTCTAAGGTTTGTCCTTTATAATTCTTCTTAGGTTTTGGCGCATTTTGGATGGTCGGATTTTGCATGAAGTAGTTGTTTACAACAAAAGCCATATCCTTTTCATCTACAATGCCGTCATAGTTAATATCGGCTTCGCGTTTATCAGTACCCCAATGCGATTGGATGTACACTGCGTCCATGATATCGATGACATCATCTTTATTAACATCCCCACCGATTGCAGTTTTATAAGGCAGATATTTTCTTTGGCTGGTTACTTTACCATCATCATGGAATCCAACATTAAATGTATTGTGCACAGTAAAATGCCCAGGTACATTTAGCTCGAATTGGAATTCTTCATCCGTTAAAGGCAAATATGGAATCTGGTAATTTGTTGACGATGAAGAAGAAAATCTTCCTTGATATACCTTGCCGTCCTTACCAGTTGCATGTACTTTGACACCGACCTTCTTGTAATCATTTGAGTTTGGAGTTCCACTCAAATTCATAAATGCTTCTGCAGCTACACCTCCGTACACCATTGAGTACGTTGCCTTGACAAAAATCATCGGATTTGCACTCAATGCTTCCTTCATTTCATTATTCGTATCCGTGTAAGATACAGTCATATACCTGGCATAAAATATAGGGGCTTGCGAATATCTGTCGTCCTTCATCTTAAACTCTATATCCGCTAGGGAAAGGTCATTAGACAATGCCGGCACTCCATCCTTCGTTGATACTGTAACTGTCAATTTGTTGTAATCCCCAAATTCTTTTACATCCTCTACTTTTATATCAACTGCATCACTAACGCTGCTGTGCGTCGTTACAGTCGGTTCAGCCAAGGCATTATTATACTGCAACGTATACACAGCTTCTTTTACATCGGTTACATTGTCTAGGGTTAAAGTCGTTTGTACAGACTCTCCCATATTTGCAAATATTTTTTCAGTCTGCATATTTGCGTGCGGCTCTCCTTCACGAATAACGTAGATCATTCTACTATTATTCCATGTTTGATTGGACGCAGCATCTCTCCCGTAAAACCAAAGTTGCATAGGTCTTGTTTGATTGATAGGAATATCAACAGAGAAAGTGCCATCTTCATTAACAGGAATCTGTACCGGTCGGCCTCCAAGCTGATCATGATAAAACATTTCATTACTTCCTTGAGAAACATCAAATCCTGCGGCCTTCATATCTTGCGTTTCTTTATCGAAAATAGAACCCGTGACGTTTATTGTAGTTTCTTTAGGAGTGTATTCGTATACATCCTCTTTTATATTAAGATCAAGTTCCGGTGCGATACTCTCCATATAAATGGTAGATTCTTTAGAGAAAGTTTTTCCTGCATCATTTGTCCCTACGAATTTCAATTTGTAAGATCCTTGCTTGGCTATTTTCGGGTTATAAGCAATTGGCTTGTCCGCATCACCAGTAAACGGATAGTAATACCCTTCAAATACATGCTTAATCCCAAGATCCACTTTCTCATTCATCAACATACCATCATATGTTCCGATAAATCCTAATTCTTCGTTTGTTTTTCCATCCACTAAAAACACATCGAGTGTACGCATATGGGATGTTAAATTCAAATATACATCTGTGTATCGTCTTGCCGCATTATAATCTTTCGTAGTTGTAATTGCTTTATTAAGTATTTCTACAAACTCGATTCCTTCCTTTGTCGTGCGGATAGCAAACGGGACTTGATATGTCTCTTCCGGATTTACTTGGTTTGTATAGGTAATATAGCCTTCATACGTTCCTAACGCTGCCGTTTTGGGAATCGTAATGAAGACATTCGTTTTCTTTTTCCCCTTTCCATTCACTTTTACTTTCTTATCTGCGGAAATTTGAACACCGTTAGCATCTGCGTCGTTTGATGTTCGATAATCGTTTTGGAATCGTCCTTCCAATACTTGAAACTCTATATTTACATCAAATGTTTTTGCTTGTTTACTATTGTTGTAGATAGTAAGAGAACGTTGATCTGTCACATTGGTTCCATCCGGTGCAAAGGTTCCAAAGCTGATTGCCCCTGTTTTATCTTGTACCATCTTATAATTACCTTTTTTGTCTAATTTCCCTTGTGTTTCATCGCTTACTTCGATTCGGCTTTGAGAATGAATAGCTTCGTACGGATCCACTACACCTGCTCCCACTTCATAAACGCTATATTCCCCATTTAGTGGATCTGCCGTGTTCATCAATACTTGCTTCACTTGTTCAGGAGTGAAATCTGGGTTCGCTTGTAATAATAATGCAGCTACCCCAGCCACATTCGGGCTTGCCATCGAAGTTCCTGATAGTCTTTTATAGGCATATTGATAGTTTCCGATTTGGTCTTCCCCATGCATATACGAAGGTACTGTAGAGAAAACAGATACGCCTGGTGCTATTACTTCCGGCTTGATATCATATGTCGTACGAGCCGGTCCACGTGAACTAAAGGATGCAAGCTTGTTTCCTTCCGTCACTACTTCCCCAATTTCATTAAAGGAGAATTCCGAAGTGCCATTTACGTTTTGTTTCAACAGCTTTCCTTGTTCATAGGATAGGGAAAATGTCGGAATCATTCCGTACCCTTCTCCTAGATACGAGGGAATGAATCCTTCTCCTTGAATGTTATTAGCCATTAATACTGCTTTTGCTCCATGTTTTTGCGCTTCTTTAATCTTGGCATCCAATGTGAGAATTCCTCTATCGACTAGGACAATCTTTCCCTTCACATCTTTGTTGTTAAAATCAGAAGCAGCCCCATATCCAGCGTATATGATTGGAAGACTCTGACCCTTTAGCTCTTCTACTTTATCATCTAGACTTTTTGCCAAAAGTTTTAGGTCTGCTGTTACATCTTCCAATGTACCTTTAGATGTTTCAATCATTTCTGGTGTATCGCTTGCTCCAACTGTAATAGCTAAGGCAGCAGTACCTGGGGACCCAAGTGTGTACATACTGTCTCCGCTGTTACCAGCAGAAACAACTGACGTCACTCCCGCCATCACTGCATTGTTCAATGCCATACTAGTAACATAGAGAGGGTCATTGTAGGATCGGCCCAGAGAAAGGTTGATTACATCCATTCCATCTAGCACAGCCCGGTCAATTGCTGCCAGTATAGCTTCCGTTGAACCAGAACCATATTGCCCTAATACACGGTACGCATAAATATCCGCTTCCGGTGCTACACCAGTCACGGCGTAATCTGCATTATTTTTACCTTGTCCTGCAATAATACCCGCTACATGGGTTCCATGTTGCGTATAATAAGTGGAACCTGTCAAAGGATTAATTTCTGCGTACCCCGATTTTTTCCAATCATCATATGTTGTCTCCATCGGGTCATTATCGTTATCGACAAAATCATAGCCGCCTTTATAAGCATCCTTTAAATCAGGATGATTATAATCAATTCCTGTATCGATAACTCCTACCTTAATCCCTTTACCTGTTAATCCTTCGTGGTGCAATTGATCCACACCAGGGAATGTCAATCTTTTGGTTTCTGTCGTTTTATCAGATGATTTTTGTTCCACAGGAGGCTCTACTTGCACTGTTTCATTACTCCAAACTGCTTTTACTACCTTGGACTGCATTAATGCCTCCACTTTATTAGAAGGTAATTCCATAGATACCCCGTTAAGAGAGTGCTTATACGATCTTTTAATTTTATAGAAATCTTGCTTCTTTTTTACATCTTCTTGATAAATGCTCTGTAAGTCTTTCTTGAACGTCTCATGAGCAGCATCGGCCTTTTGCTCTGCCTCAGCTAACGACACTTTTTTCCCTTTTACGGCCTCTTCTACTACTGCTGTCTTAGCAGGCTTGTCCTTGAATTCAACGATAACGGAAACTTTATCATCGCTCTCCAAATTCACTTCAGGCGCTAATTGCAAACCAGACTGATCGCTGATTTGTAATTTATTCAACGCTTCACGTTGGGCTGGTGTGAGATTTGTTAAAACCTGGTTAATGCTTGATGGTGTTTCGGCATGAACGTTTAATGGATTGTTAACCGGCGCAAATGCACTGAACATAAGGCCAGTTGCCAATGCCAAGGTTGTGGCCTTCTTGAAAACTTTCTTTTTCATTTTTCTTTTCCCCTCTTTCTTCCTTTGATAGTTTCATTGTATCGACATTTTACGAGATATTATTTTTGCAAAATTCCATCAAATCACTTTTTTTAGAGAAACGAAATATACGTGCATTTGAGACACAAATAAAAACAAGGATGTCCGAATATCAATACTCATGACATTTGGACATCCTTGTTTATCAATTCATCTTTCATCGATGGCTTACCGGTTAAGTTTTCCATTGGTTCCTGCTTTTATGACTCTCTTAGCTTGTCCAGCTCATGCAATAAAGTTGCTTGCAAATGACACTGCAGCCCAGCTCTATGATACCTCTTTAGTGAAATTAAAAACCTCTATTTAATTTAGCCACTGATAGCTCCCGTATGGTCACCTCAGAATCTACGCAGTACAGCACTATCCATTATGTTTAATCAAATTGTTTAATATCCAGCAGCAACAACAGCCTCCTTTCTTCCTGGTTTTCAAATAGAGTTGGTATTCAAAATAAAAAAAGCCGATAACTGCAAGTCGACTTTTTTCGTTATTTAAGATCAGTCTATTTACTCCCTCTTTTATCCAAAATAAGCGTTAATACTGTAAATAAGCGTTAACCTCTTTTGTATTGCTTTTCTTTTTGAAAGAACTGCTCCCACTTCATCACGACGACTTTTTGTCTCATCACCAACATGAGGAGTAAGAGTCCTATAAGCACAGCAACCATGGCAGTTGGAGAAAATTCCGTGATAAATTGGCCAAAGACGGTATAGATGATAGCGAGAGGAATATTAGTCAGGAGAGAAGCTTTTGCATAGTTAGAAAAGCTTTTTGTCGTTTCAATCAAGCAGAGAGAAAGTAAGTGGAAGTGGATGAATGGGATCAGACGCATGATAGTGATCTGTCCAACCGAAAAGTTTGCCCGGTTGCCAAAGAGCCTTTCTTTCATTCTTAAAATTTTCCCGAATATGCTAGGAAACTGCTGGTATAAGAAGTAGAAAAATAAACTGGATAATGTTAAGCCTGCCACAGAGTAGATACTCCCGATTACCCCGCCGAACAAGGCTCCACCGGCAATGCAGATGATGACTACCGGAATAAACAAAACTTGTCTTAATATATGGAAAAGAATAAAACCTAGAGAAGCCAGCCACCAATGACTTTCAATCACGACAAAGAGTACGTTCATTTTTTCGTCCATTTTGGCTTGCCTCCTAGTATTAATATTAAAGCTTATTCAACTATCAATATTTTATGTTAACTTATCAGGCTGTGAGAAAATACCCCCAAAACCCGATATGTAAAAATGTTATGAATGGTAGACCTATACGGAATAACAGGAGCTTGGTTTTATGACGGAATGTTTGCATCCCCATCCACGTACCTAGTGCGCCGCCAAGCAAGGCAATTCCCCATAGATGTAATTCAGGTATTCTCCAGCGATGTTCGATGGCTCTTTGTTTATCTACTTTCATAATAATGAAGCCTACAATGTTTATAAAGATATAATAACCGACGAGTACTTCCATCATATCCTCCGACGTTCGAATGTGTGCACACATTTTGTAGACTGACTTCACTATCAGTCTCGATATTATTTTATCAAAACACAAAAGAGGCTACCAAATTGTTAGCCTCCTTTGTTTGGATAATTATTTATTTAAGCTGTTTTTCGCAGCAGTTGCCAATTCAGCAAATGCTTTTTCGTCGCTAACTGCTAGCTCAGCTAACATTTTGCGGTTTACTTCGATTCCAGCTACTTTCAAACCGTGCATTAGACGGCTGTAAGAAAGACCGTTCATGCGAGCCGCTGCGTTGATACGAGCGATCCAAAGCTTACGGAAGTCGCGCTTTTTCTGGCGACGATCGCGATAAGCGTACATTAGGGATTTCATTACTTGTTGGTTAGCTACTTTATATAAAGTATGTTTAGAACCGTAATAACCTTTGGCTAATTTAATGACTTTTTTACGACGTTGGCGTGTTACTGTACCGCCTTTAACTCTTGGCATTATGAATACCTCCTATAAAAAATATTATCTTAAGTTGTCTAACATGTGACGGATGCGTTTGAAATCACCTTTGCTTACCATAGCTGATTTACGCAATTTACGCTTTTGCTTTTGAGACTTGTTAGCGAATAAGTGACTTGTGTATGCGTGAGAACGCTTTAAGCTACCAGATCCAGTTTTCTTGAATCTTTTCGCTGATCCGCGATGAGTTTTCATTTTAGGCATTGGAGTTCCTCCTCATATGAATTACTTTTCGTTTTTTGGTGCCAAAATTAAGAACATGCTACGCCCATCCATTTTTGGATGAGACTCAATTGTTGAAACTTCTGCACAAGCTGCAGAGAAACGATCTAGCACACGCTGACCGATTTCTTTATGCGTAATCGCACGACCTTTGAATCGAATCGATGCTTTTACTTTGTCTCCTTTTTCAAGGAACTTGATTGCATTGCGAAGTTTCGTATTGAAGTCATGCTCATCAATAGTAGGACTTAAACGAACTTCCTTTAAGCTGATTACTTTTTGGTTTTTACGCGCTTCTTTATCTTTCTTCTGTTGCTCGAAACGGAACTTTCCGTAGTCCATAATTCGGCATACAGGAGGTTTCGCATTAGGCGCAACCATTACTAAGTCAAGGTTAGCACGTGCTGCAATTTCCAGCGCTTCTACTTTTGACTTAATTCCTAGCTGGTCTCCATTTTGACCGATTAGACGTATTTCGCGGGCACGAATGCCATCGTTTACCATCATGTCCTTGCTAATAATTAGCCACCTCCAAGGTTTATTCCGAATACCGTTTGACGAACAATTTACTCTTTTGTACAAACAAAAAAGTGTGGGTGTACACATACACCCACACTTTACGATTACGTAAGTAAAAGATAGAATCTTTCTCGTAAAACCTGCCAACTGCATAAAATGCGTCAATCAGGTGAGAAGCGGGTGCTTCTTCTTGTCCTCAAACAAGTATTCAATTTGACCTTGTATAATATATCATTAATGATGATTGATTGTCAAGAATTCGTATCAAATGAAACAACGTTTTAAATGATATCAGATAAATTGCGATTGCGCAATAGTTTTTTTCTCTGGGTGTAAACTCCACCTCTCCTTTCGTTCCGGGTGGTCGCTTTCCGCGGGACGGTGCTTGAGCCTCCTCACAACGCTTCAGGGGTCTAAACCTACCGTTATCCCCCGCAGGAGTCAACCACCCTGCACTACAGTCGGCAGGGGGAATTTTCAATTACATTGTAACTAAGGCTTACTGTCGGAAAGTACCCATTTACTGTCAGAACGGAGTGAAATACTGTCCGAAATTTAAAAATACGAGCGAAAGTGAGGCATTTACTGTCCAAATTACCTCGAATACAAGCCAAACGACAAACTCTGCCAAATTGCGACACCCACCCCTGAGTGCAGCCCGTAACCCTACCACAACAAAGGGGAACACCCTGGCACCTTCAGCCAGGACATTCCCCCGTATCACGAAAAGCCTATCTCTTCGCTTCTTTCACCAGTTCACCCACAAATTTCTCTAGGGAGATTGTTTCGGATTTTTGTTCGCCGTATTTACGGACGTTTACTGCGCGTTCTTGGATTTCGTTGTCGCCTAGCACTAACATGTATGGGATCTTTTGCATTTGTGCTTCACGGATTTTGTAGCCGATCTTTTCGTTTCTTTCGTCCATTTCTACGCGGATTCCTTTTGATTTCAGAAGGTCTTGCACTTCTTTTGCATAATCAAAATGTGCATCAGGTGATACAGGGATCACTTGGACTTGTACTGGCGCCAACCAAGTTGGGAATGCACCTTTGTACTCTTCGATCAGGAATGCCACAAAGCGTTCCATAGTGGAAACGACACCACGGTGGATAACAACCGGACGGTGTTGCTTGCCGTCTTCCCCTACATAAGTGAGGTCGAATTTCTCTGGTAGTAAGAAGTCAAGCTGCACAGTGGATAGAGTCTCTTCTTTTCCAAGGGCTGTACGTACTTGAACGTCTAACTTAGGACCGTAGAATGCTGCTTCGTCGATTGCTTCGAAATAATCAAGACCAAGCTCATCCATTGCTTCCTTCAGCATGCCTTGTGCTTTTTCCCACATTGCATCGTCATCAAAATACTTCTCTTTATTTTCTGGATCACGGTAGGAAAGACGGAAGGAATAGTCATCCAAGCCGAAATCTTTATACACTTCAAGTACAAGGTTGACAACACGCTTCAGCTCATCCTTAATTTGATCAGGACGGACGAAGATATGTGCATCATTTAGAGTCATTCCACGTACACGTTGCAGTCCTGCCAATGCTCCAGACATTTCATAGCGGTGCATTGTGCCAAGTTCCGCGATACGTACAGGAAGTTGACGGTAACTGTGGATACTGTTCTTGTACACCATCATATGGTGCGGACAGTTCATTGGACGAAGAACAAGTTGCTCGTTATCCATTTCCATTGGAGGGAACATGCCGTCCTGATAGTGATCCCAGTGACCGGAAGTTTTGTATAGCTCCACGCTACCCATTACTGGAGTGTATACGTGGTCATAGCCAAGCTCTACTTCTTTGTCGACGATATAGCGTTCGATTACGCGTCGGATTGTTGCACCTTTTGGCAACCATAGCGGCAAGCCTTGCCCAACTTTTTGGGAGTTGAAGAAAAGGTCAAGCTCTTTACCAATTTTACGGTGATCACGCTCTTTTGCTTCTTCTAACAGGCGAAGGTGCTCATCAAGTTCTGCTTTTTTGAAGAACGCTGTTCCGTAGATACGCTGCAGCATTTTATTTTTGCTGTCGCCTCTCCAGTATGCACCTGCAATGCTTAACAGTTTAAACTCTTTGATTTTCCCAGTGGATGGTACGTGGATGCCACGGCAAAGGTCAAAGAACTCGCCTTGTTCGTAAATGGAGATTGTTTCTCCTTCTGGTAGTTCGCGGATCAATTCAAGCTTCAGTTCATCGTTCAGCTCTTCGTAGCGGCGCAATGCTTCTTCTCTGCTTACTTCCACACGAACAACATCCAAGTTTTCGCTGACGATTTTCTTCATTTCTTTTTCGATCTTTTGAAGGTCTTCTGGAGTTAGTGATTCCTCCATGTCGATATCGTAGTAGAATCCGTTCTCGATTACTGGACCGATTCCTAGTTTTACATTGCCGTATAGGCGTTTGATCGCTTGTGCCATCAAGTGGGCAGTACTGTGTCGCATGATTCCAAGCGCTTCGTCGGAGTCTTGCATGATGATGCTGATTTCTCCGTCTATATTAATCGGGGAACGCAGGTCAATGAGTTCTCCGTTAAGCTTTCCAGCGATTGCTTTCTTTTTCAGACCCGGACTGATGGATGCAGCGATATCTTCTGTTGTTGTACCACGTTCAAACTCCTTTACCGCTCCGTCTGGAAATGTGATCTTCATTAA
This window of the Sutcliffiella horikoshii genome carries:
- a CDS encoding S8 family serine peptidase, with amino-acid sequence MKRKKIVGLMLVGALFISSITPAISNPNTVVAEGNIGIEDAMTLLSAEKRRAINDLTSSVTSEVNLPGDIDYSSDEEISIIVEFNHFTPKTAVAMKEAEGETASIEEGQQLVEKDHQIFAEDLLELNIDGEVTKSYKEAFNGVTVHLPTSDIPKLLKSKVIKNIWENETIQLELPENKEDVTRQAYDGKHPLELTGVNKLHEKGLTGKGVKVAVLDTGIDYHHPDLQDVYHGGYDFVDEDDDPMEATYSDWLESGLPETLGSNAFYTSHGTHVAGIIAGQNKNESPLAVLGVAPGVELYAYRVLGPYGTGTMEDILAGIEYSVQAEMDIINLSLGNNINDPLSPFSVALNNAVLAGVTTVSAAGNTGSSLYSIGSPAASALNITVGSTNTMVAYPDFEGEFLYEEGKESSEVRYATAGMENSPRSLEGKTFEVIDAGNGMQSDYENIDVNGKIVLIKTGSIRTDEKIAIAKEHGAAVVFSYTPGYGDYNGVVYRENENFVPTYHLRGVQGDKIKQILAIDEMTFTFTKLVPTVVVQDDTLSSFSSRGPARLTYDIKPEIVAPGGNILSTVPHYYGGKEKDYSSAYAKLSGTSMATPYVAGIAALLLEAYPSLTPGDIKALLMNSAEPINGANSVFDIGAGRVNAWKAETASVTIKVMGKTETFIDGEKKWAPSVTGALALGTLITNDSHHRENASITITNHLDKKVTFTIDSQFHVGIRGSKDGAKNGVKVNTKKTVSIAANKKVTNNIFLTIPNTAEEGVYEGTITFTNVEDETDSYQVPFAFRLSKDGIEYLTANDTLSTIRENYGGGPTAMNTKFSLYSHMRNIDVYLTDANTGDELGFVGSMDGAFLQVEKPYSFYTFSNGEYYPFTNNPDSPITHETTKATPGSYYLKFVFIKDDGEELLVNMPFIIDKEMPTLEMDVETEIIEVEPENTTYSLEGSIHDNQIESAKTTGIDVNQGNNSVRYKSGSFWQNTPLSDDGEFAINASFPRHLNVMNLSILGRDRAGIASLQKNYNLVRKGAPYVASIPTQKEALSGDSMDFAFRTNNLDPWKKLSFSYQYNKDVIDIKEISVVEEWKEKVHLETTDSDNGTIITLTTTESNLEDVTTLLNVNVTIKDDAFVSDYFPLTANSVSLTKADNSKVSVSSISLPVKVWSSYSELQGNINGEAVYERNGFGNLLSTHIDYFALGANIRVLDNEGNEYPAEIKEDAQFSILGLPSTQEKMFLLLDIPGHFTVKKSFTIGRETRHLGEKKFLNFLGALAGDVNKDGVIDILDAVYLEEQWGSNNRNADINFDGVVDHKDMSFILKNYLLKNPTGEASREPTEIESGRTLDDILADLN
- a CDS encoding S8 family serine peptidase; this encodes MKKKVFKKATTLALATGLMFSAFAPVNNPLNVHAETPSSINQVLTNLTPAQREALNKLQISDQSGLQLAPEVNLESDDKVSVIVEFKDKPAKTAVVEEAVKGKKVSLAEAEQKADAAHETFKKDLQSIYQEDVKKKQDFYKIKRSYKHSLNGVSMELPSNKVEALMQSKVVKAVWSNETVQVEPPVEQKSSDKTTETKRLTFPGVDQLHHEGLTGKGIKVGVIDTGIDYNHPDLKDAYKGGYDFVDNDNDPMETTYDDWKKSGYAEINPLTGSTYYTQHGTHVAGIIAGQGKNNADYAVTGVAPEADIYAYRVLGQYGSGSTEAILAAIDRAVLDGMDVINLSLGRSYNDPLYVTSMALNNAVMAGVTSVVSAGNSGDSMYTLGSPGTAALAITVGASDTPEMIETSKGTLEDVTADLKLLAKSLDDKVEELKGQSLPIIYAGYGAASDFNNKDVKGKIVLVDRGILTLDAKIKEAQKHGAKAVLMANNIQGEGFIPSYLGEGYGMIPTFSLSYEQGKLLKQNVNGTSEFSFNEIGEVVTEGNKLASFSSRGPARTTYDIKPEVIAPGVSVFSTVPSYMHGEDQIGNYQYAYKRLSGTSMASPNVAGVAALLLQANPDFTPEQVKQVLMNTADPLNGEYSVYEVGAGVVDPYEAIHSQSRIEVSDETQGKLDKKGNYKMVQDKTGAISFGTFAPDGTNVTDQRSLTIYNNSKQAKTFDVNIEFQVLEGRFQNDYRTSNDADANGVQISADKKVKVNGKGKKKTNVFITIPKTAALGTYEGYITYTNQVNPEETYQVPFAIRTTKEGIEFVEILNKAITTTKDYNAARRYTDVYLNLTSHMRTLDVFLVDGKTNEELGFIGTYDGMLMNEKVDLGIKHVFEGYYYPFTGDADKPIAYNPKIAKQGSYKLKFVGTNDAGKTFSKESTIYMESIAPELDLNIKEDVYEYTPKETTINVTGSIFDKETQDMKAAGFDVSQGSNEMFYHDQLGGRPVQIPVNEDGTFSVDIPINQTRPMQLWFYGRDAASNQTWNNSRMIYVIREGEPHANMQTEKIFANMGESVQTTLTLDNVTDVKEAVYTLQYNNALAEPTVTTHSSVSDAVDIKVEDVKEFGDYNKLTVTVSTKDGVPALSNDLSLADIEFKMKDDRYSQAPIFYARYMTVSYTDTNNEMKEALSANPMIFVKATYSMVYGGVAAEAFMNLSGTPNSNDYKKVGVKVHATGKDGKVYQGRFSSSSSTNYQIPYLPLTDEEFQFELNVPGHFTVHNTFNVGFHDDGKVTSQRKYLPYKTAIGGDVNKDDVIDIMDAVYIQSHWGTDKREADINYDGIVDEKDMAFVVNNYFMQNPTIQNAPKPKKNYKGQTLERILNELNIQ